GTCCCCCATCAGCCTCCCAGCCCCGGGCGTGGCCCAGGGTCTTATCTGGACACTCGTCCCGCCCCAGGCGCcgtgctcctgctgctgctgcttgctggcatccactgctgctgctgcaccTGCTGCAGCCGTGGCCCCCCCAGATCCCAGAAGGTGAGCCCCAAGAAGGTGAGCTCGGCGGGGGATGGGGCGGTGGGAGGGCGCTGGGCCTCCTGCGGAGGGGGCGGCTGGGAACCACGATGGAGTGAAGCCACCGGCCCCCCTGTGCCTCTCTTGCAGGAAAGCCGCAGGGGAGTGGATAACTTGGCCCTGGAACCCTGACACAGCGAgtcccccagcccctctgcctgtgTGTCCCCCGGGGCAACAGTAACAATGGCTTGTTTGCCCAGAGCCTGAGTCTGCAGTGTGTTCTGAGCGTCCTGCAGGGGGACAGCGCGGCACCGCTTCACCTAGGTGCCCACCGGGGCCCTCCAGCCTCGGCGGGCAAGACTGTCACCAGGAGGCCCGAAGCAACCTGCGGGAGGCCCCTCATCATCTGCCCAGGGAGAGGGGAAGCTGGGCTCAGACCTGGGCCTGAATCTCTGGCCTGGCCCTGTCACCATCCTGCTGGGCCCTCGGCAGCCGGGACCCCCTCACAGGTGGCGTGGGGAGCCCAGGCGCTCAGACACTGGTCCTCCACCTGGCTCCTGACCATCAGGGCCCCCCAGGCTGGTCCCCactcagacagacagacacaggggTTCCAGGCAAAGTCGGATGATCTTTATTTCTTGGAGGCCCCATCATGGTGGCTGAGCAACACAGTCAGAGTGCCCCAGCTCCTGGCGGGGGCTTCTGTCTGcccattcctcctccttccttcccgcTCACAGCTTAGGGCCACCACACCCCTCACCATCCCTCCCGGGGCAGCTGGGCAGGCAGTGGAGCGAGGAGGAAGGAGCCCAAGGCCTGGCCCCACCCTGAGTCTAAAGGTTCCTGCTTTAGGGCCTGGAATGTGGGTCACCTCACATTCCACCTCCGGCTGCCCTCCTGACGCTCCCATCCCAAGCAAAAAGCAAGCCGGCTCCTTCCTTCTAGCATGTCCACTGGTCATTCCCATCTGTGCACACGTGATGGGCAAGATGGGCGAAGAGGGAAATAAATAGCCTGCAGGGCCCGGCTTTAGCCAGTGCTCCGacaggggggtgggggagtgggggga
This region of Equus quagga isolate Etosha38 chromosome 7, UCLA_HA_Equagga_1.0, whole genome shotgun sequence genomic DNA includes:
- the SMIM22 gene encoding small integral membrane protein 22 isoform X2, producing MGLSVEDLETTAQEVLGKLRSRQPFQSKWDTAAFIILLVFISAVLLLLLLAGIHCCCCTCCSRGPPRSQKESRRGVDNLALEP
- the SMIM22 gene encoding small integral membrane protein 22 isoform X1; amino-acid sequence: MGLSVEDLETTAQEVLGKLRSRQPFQSKWDTAAFIILLVFISAVLLLLLLAGIHCCCCTCCSRGPPRSQKVSPKKESRRGVDNLALEP